In a genomic window of Phalacrocorax aristotelis chromosome 8, bGulAri2.1, whole genome shotgun sequence:
- the LOC142061543 gene encoding leukotriene C4 synthase-like isoform X1: protein MRNQIDLLATVTVLGVLEQVYFVLQVIYARRKYKISPPETKGHPEFERIFRAQANCSEYFPIFISLLWVAGIFFHQSVAAVCGLLYLYTRFKYFQGYAAAAQERLGPMYASSWLLWLLLGLAVAGLLAHFLLPHASSWMAAVAWPLQLLSAW from the exons ATGAGAAATCAGATAGACCTGCTGGCCACTGTCACAGTTTTGGGAGTCCTGGAGCAAG tctatTTTGTACTGCAGGTGATCTATGCCCGACGGAAGTACAAGATCTCCCCTCCTGAGACAAAAGGTCACCCTGAATTTGAGCGGATCTTCAGAGCTCA GGCGAATTGCTCAGAGTACTTCCCGATCTTCATCTCACTCCTCTGGGTTGCTGGAATCTTCTTCCATCAAA GTGTGGCTGCTGTGTGTGGGCTGCTGTACCTCTACACCCGCTTCAAGTATTTCCAGGGATATGCTGCAGCTGCGCAGGAACG GTTGGGGCCGATGTATgccagcagctggctgctctggctgctgctggggttgGCGGTGGCTGGGCTCCTGGCACACTTCCTGCTGCCCCATGCCTCCTCATGGATGGCAGCAGTGGCATGGcccctccagctgctcagcGCCTGGTGA
- the LOC142061543 gene encoding leukotriene C4 synthase-like isoform X2: MDLDVYFVLQVIYARRKYKISPPETKGHPEFERIFRAQANCSEYFPIFISLLWVAGIFFHQSVAAVCGLLYLYTRFKYFQGYAAAAQERLGPMYASSWLLWLLLGLAVAGLLAHFLLPHASSWMAAVAWPLQLLSAW; encoded by the exons ATGGACCTAGACG tctatTTTGTACTGCAGGTGATCTATGCCCGACGGAAGTACAAGATCTCCCCTCCTGAGACAAAAGGTCACCCTGAATTTGAGCGGATCTTCAGAGCTCA GGCGAATTGCTCAGAGTACTTCCCGATCTTCATCTCACTCCTCTGGGTTGCTGGAATCTTCTTCCATCAAA GTGTGGCTGCTGTGTGTGGGCTGCTGTACCTCTACACCCGCTTCAAGTATTTCCAGGGATATGCTGCAGCTGCGCAGGAACG GTTGGGGCCGATGTATgccagcagctggctgctctggctgctgctggggttgGCGGTGGCTGGGCTCCTGGCACACTTCCTGCTGCCCCATGCCTCCTCATGGATGGCAGCAGTGGCATGGcccctccagctgctcagcGCCTGGTGA